One genomic segment of Huiozyma naganishii CBS 8797 chromosome 8, complete genome includes these proteins:
- the KNAG0H01770 gene encoding uncharacterized protein (similar to Saccharomyces cerevisiae YCP4 (YCR004C); ancestral locus Anc_1.421), translated as MAKVAIIFYSTFGHIEKLSKVVQEGVLSAGGKADIYRVEETLSEDALLKLGAPATSTEIPVAGKDVLEDYDAFLFGVPTRFGNVPAEWSTFWDQTGSLWVNGTLNGKPAGLFVSTASYGGGQESTISNCLNYLVHHGMIYIPLGYKNVFPELSNIEEINGGTAWGSGTLVGSDGFRAASKQELKVAKIQGQTFYNTIKCLYASETP; from the coding sequence ATGGCTAAAGTGGCTATAATCTTTTACTCGACCTTTGGTCatattgaaaaactctCCAAAGTTGTACAGGAGGGTGTTCTTTCTGCTGGCGGAAAAGCTGATATTTACCGAGTAGAGGAAACTTTGTCTGAGGATgctcttttgaaattagGTGCTCCTGCAACATCTACTGAAATCCCAGTTGCAGGCAAAGATGTGTTGGAGGATTATGACGCTTTCCTATTTGGCGTACCGACAAGATTTGGGAACGTGCCTGCAGAATGGTCCACTTTTTGGGACCAAACGGGGAGTCTATGGGTCAACGGCACTTTGAATGGTAAACCGGCCGGCCTGTTTGTCAGCACTGCAAGCTATGGTGGCGGTCAGGAGAGCACAATATCAAATTGCTTGAATTACTTGGTGCACCATGGAATGATTTATATTCCACTTGGGTACAAGAACGTTTTCCCGGAGTTGAGCAACATTGAAGAGATTAACGGAGGCACGGCTTGGGGTTCCGGTACGCTGGTTGGATCGGACGGTTTCAGGGCGGCAAGTAAACAAGAACTTAAGGTTGCAAAGATACAGGGTCAAACGTTTTATAACACAATCAAGTGTTTGTACGCTTCAGAAACGCCTTAA
- the MRP7 gene encoding mitochondrial 54S ribosomal protein bL27m (similar to Saccharomyces cerevisiae MRP7 (YNL005C); ancestral locus Anc_1.410) produces the protein MLSSCASFVGKHKGVLITQVRFATKRAAGSRTSMKDSAGRRLGPKKYEGQQVNAGEILMRQRGTKFYPGEHVGIGKDHTIFALEPGFVRYYLNPFHPQKKFIGIALGKEAKLPTPHFDPLPRRFGHTLLDNRRAAEKEEQSLPRKTFLSKDSILAAQQQRELKRKELKEDYKKLVQEKMDLPAHQEEIASSYLVRLKRCIRNGFAIKDAQFYARHCLDINAQLQEPNSKVPEGKLNDIKEVCENVDKTFSFTNKNKLCGFISEERRAELRSQLLQKLKEKSKTLLDEKDCKELFKLFENADQYLTLAEEVRFRRMFLKPIFPETPDSVIEQKGKKTVAIKRFNYSTQKIDIIHRTPKAFLSRL, from the coding sequence ATGTTGAGCAGTTGTGCTAGTTTCGTAGGGAAACACAAGGGTGTTCTTATTACTCAGGTTCGGTTTGCTACAAAAAGGGCTGCCGGTTCTAGGACTTCTATGAAGGACTCTGCTGGTAGAAGACTAGGTCCCAAGAAGTACGAAGGGCAACAAGTTAATGCGGGGGAAATCCTGATGCGGCAACGTGGTACAAAGTTCTACCCTGGTGAGCATGTGGGTATTGGTAAAGACCATACAATCTTTGCGTTAGAACCTGGTTTTGTAAGGTATTATTTGAATCCATTTCACCCacagaagaagttcatTGGTATTGCTTTAGGGAAGGAAGCGAAGCTGCCCACACCTCATTTTGATCCACTTCCGAGACGTTTTGGGCACACATTATTGGATAACAGAAGGGCAGCGGAAAAGGAGGAACAATCGCTCCCACGGAAAACATTTTTATCGAAAGACTCTATTCTTGCTGCTCAACAACAGCGTGAACTCAAGAGAAAAGAACTGAAGGAGGATTATAAGAAACTTGTCCAAGAAAAGATGGATCTGCCCGCTCACCAGGAAGAGATTGCATCGAGCTATCTAGTTCGGTTAAAGAGATGTATTCGTAATGGGTTTGCTATAAAGGATGCCCAATTTTATGCTAGACATTGTTTAGACATTAATGCccaacttcaagaaccaAACAGCAAGGTACCCGAGGGTAAACTGAACGATATCAAGGAGGTGTGTGAAAATGTAGACAAAACATTCTCATTTaccaacaaaaataaattgTGTGGATTCATTTCAGAAGAACGTAGGGCAGAGTTACGGAGTCAAttacttcaaaaattgaaggagaagtcTAAGACATTGTTGGACGAAAAGGACTGCAAGGAACTGTTtaaactgtttgaaaatGCCGACCAATACCTAACTTTGGCAGAAGAGGTCCGTTTCAGAAGAATGTTTTTAAAACCAATCTTTCCAGAGACCCCAGACTCTGTTATAGAACAAAAGGGTAAAAAAACCGTTGCCATCAAACGGTTCAACTACAGCACTCAGAAAATCGACATCATTCATAGAACACCTAAAGCTTTCCTTAGCAGACTGTGA
- the SWM2 gene encoding Swm2p (similar to Saccharomyces cerevisiae YNR004W; ancestral locus Anc_1.433) translates to MNDNTLNPQLTNLSLTNSILLDIVLDLEQLPEDQTDTMLSYLSVANLNEEQKSQYLIKCEEVLGQSEQVRDVSQGLYERCTKILNLLTGKPYGAEASDLSNLVIEETDIRDVTVEDTVSSRLGRTSLRNLIVEEVEVTDFV, encoded by the coding sequence ATGAATGACAACACCCTTAACCCCCAACTCACGAATCTCTCCTTAACAAATTCGATTCTGCTTGATATTGTTCTGGATTTGGAACAACTTCCGGAGGACCAAACGGATACCATGCTATCGTATCTTTCCGTTGCTAATCTaaatgaagaacaaaagTCACAGTATTTAATCAAATGCGAGGAGGTATTAGGGCAAAGTGAGCAGGTGCGTGACGTATCTCAGGGTCTTTACGAAAGATGtacaaaaattttgaacctGTTGACGGGTAAACCATACGGCGCCGAGGCAAGTGATCTTTCTAACTTGGTTATCGAGGAAACCGATATAAGAGACGTAACTGTAGAAGACACAGTGTCATCACGTCTTGGAAGGACATCACTTAGAAACCTAATCGTAGAGGAAGTTGAGGTCACTGATTTCGTATAA
- the KNAG0H01750 gene encoding uncharacterized protein: MAMNSFRGSALKMFHQFIKNMTTEEKHALTTDDIIKSVAVAYDYQVDLIREIANVVRKPIKSSKDLKKFMDVYDSFLKTLKPEELARYLILGLHPTSYQKDYRNKAELGFRQLIVEMMSSWKNDEKEWTGKRNRSQDDDTPRGKHRKRDAQSSNKWKNYDKFSDSGKTGNKVYNKNPNGNDQNKSSRSSGPQ, from the coding sequence ATGGCAATGAACTCCTTTCGAGGGAGCGCGTTGAAAATGTTCCATCAGTTCATAAAGAACATGACTACGGAAGAGAAGCACGCACTAACCACTGACGACATTATCAAAAGTGTCGCAGTGGCGTACGACTATCAGGTAGATCTCATTAGAGAAATCGCGAACGTCGTCCGCAAGCCCATTAAGTCCTCAAAGGATCTGAAAAAGTTTATGGACGTGTATGATTCGTTCCTCAAGACGCTGAAGCCCGAAGAATTGGCGAGATATCTTATCCTTGGATTACACCCAACGTCGTACCAAAAGGACTATCGCAACAAAGCTGAGCTGGGATTTCGTCAGCTAATTGTTGAAATGATGTCATCATGGAAGAACGACGAAAAGGAGTGGACCGGAAAACGCAATCGGTCACAGGACGATGACACCCCAAGAGGGAAACATCGCAAACGCGATGCGCAGTCTTCCaacaaatggaaaaatTACGACAAGTTCTCGGACAGTGGTAAAACCGGGAACAAGGTTTACAACAAGAACCCCAACGGAAATGACCAAAACAAGTCCAGCCGATCCAGTGGTCCACAATAG
- the KNAG0H01720 gene encoding uncharacterized protein (similar to Saccharomyces cerevisiae YCL012C; ancestral locus Anc_1.407), producing the protein MPIFNKLKRIYSARGGISLIASGLHRGKSLNNSLQMLSIFHLKLAFWLATVLGVGYFVYIKRDQLAFECREIKTRIGKLFGRRIALNDSFAEDVESGFHSQNFDIRSENGEDSRSGLDNAAKAEIRRIMNNENLTFDKARLRYTERQFGKNLIAPDGTPLDPKAVTFSK; encoded by the exons ATGCCGATATTTAATAAACTCAAGAGGATTTACTCGGCTAGAGGTGGCATCTCGCTGATCGCAAGCGGGTTACATAGAGGGAAATCGCTGAACAACTCTCTCCAAATGCTTAGCATCTTTCATCTGAAACTAGCCTTTTGGCTGGCCACAGTGCTCGGAGTCGGATATTTTGTGTACATCAAAAGAGATCAATTAG CCTTTGAATGTCGAGAGATCAAAACGAGGATAGGTAAGCTGTTCGGGCGTAGAATTGCTTTAAACGATTCGTTCGCAGAAGATGTAGAAAGTGGGTTTCATTCACAGAACTTTGATATTCGTTCTGAGAACGGTGAAGATTCAAGGTCGGGCCTAGATAACGCAGCCAAGGCCGAGATTAGACGCATAATGAATAATGAAAATCTAACATTTGACAAGGCGAGATTGCGATACACAGAGCGCCAGTTTGGTAAAAATTTGATTGCACCCGACGGAACACCATTAGACCCCAAAGCGGTCACATTTTCAAAGTAG
- the HRB1 gene encoding mRNA-binding protein (similar to Saccharomyces cerevisiae GBP2 (YCL011C) and HRB1 (YNL004W); ancestral locus Anc_1.408), producing MSGFDDSTENDNQRNRSRSPVRRQHDAAGDYSEQRDYREFRQRNDYRDNGTYERRNDGYGRNRGPRPNTTDGGFRGGRGRYGNRYDDEYQGGGRFDSAASERAPRSRYNHAKGDYGPVLARELDSTYEEKVNRNYSKSVFVGNLTYESTPEDLRDFFSQVGDVVRADIITSRGHHRGMGTVEFTNSEDVDEAIRQFDGSLFMERPIFVRQDNPPPDSGRSRAPPQREDRKQRALNDKPVYQVTVKNLPHSINWQALKDMFKECGRVLRADVEKNSERYSNGSGKVTFSNYEDMKRSLDKYNGFRIEGNVLEVSEVGKTSANSTPTAEKVEPVDKFPEGFVAGGERNNYIFCSNLPAPTTKGDLYDLFEIIGKVNRAELLYDADKNPTGVAIIEYQSIDDADVCIERLDKYTYGGCDLEISYAKKADS from the coding sequence GATAATCAACGTAACAGATCGAGATCACCAGTACGTCGCCAACATGACGCGGCAGGTGATTATAGTGAACAAAGAGACTATCGCGAATTCCGTCAAAGAAACGACTATCGAGACAACGGGACGTAcgaaagaagaaatgacGGTTACGGCCGAAACAGGGGTCCACGTCCCAACACCACCGATGGTGGATTTCGCGGAGGCCGAGGGCGTTACGGCAACAGATATGATGATGAATACCAAGGAGGGGGTAGGTTTGATTCGGCAGCATCTGAAAGGGCACCCAGGAGTAGGTATAACCATGCTAAAGGTGATTACGGTCCTGTGTTGGCCCGGGAGCTAGACAGCACTTACGAAGAAAAGGTAAATAGAAACTATAGCAAGAGCGTCTTCGTTGGGAATCTCACTTACGAATCTACGCCGGAGGATCTCAGGGATTTTTTCTCACAAGTAGGGGATGTTGTCAGAGCAGATATTATCACCTCACGGGGTCATCACAGGGGCATGGGTACTGTAGAATTTACAAATTCTGAAGATGTCGATGAGGCAATCCGTCAATTTGACGGTTCGCTATTTATGGAACGTCCCATATTTGTAAGACAAGATAACCCACCCCCAGATTCAGGGCGTAGCAGAGCACCTCCACAAAGAGAGGACAGAAAGCAACGAGCGTTGAATGATAAGCCCGTCTATCAGGTTacagtgaaaaatttaccTCATTCGATAAACTGGCAGGCTTTGAAAGATATGTTCAAAGAGTGTGGACGAGTACTCAGGGCcgatgttgaaaaaaacagtGAGAGATATTCAAATGGGTCAGGGAAAGTCACATTCAGTAATTATGAGGACATGAAACGGTCGCTTGACAAATACAACGGCTTCAGAATCGAGGGGAACGTTTTGGAGGTGTCTGAGGTAGGGAAGACCTCGGCGAACAGCACGCCAACTGCTGAAAAGGTCGAACCAGTTGACAAATTCCCGGAAGGGTTTGTCGCTGGAGGAGAGCGGAATAATTACATTTTCTGTAGTAACCTTCCCGCCCCCACTACAAAGGGTGATTTATATGACTTGTTTGAAATTATTGGGAAGGTAAACAGAGCAGAATTGCTATATGATGCGGACAAGAACCCAACAGGCGTGGCAATCATTGAATATCAAAGCATTGACGATGCAGATGTTTGCATTGAAAGATTAGACAAGTACACCTATGGTGGTTGCGATCTTGAAATATCATATGCCAAGAAAGCAGACTCTTGA
- the KNAG0H01740 gene encoding uncharacterized protein: MSQRLFLTLVNIIAAAAFDTAANLEAPVEFGLIDIGNVSFSADPRFTSGHLTTGAPLVVYQGKTDINTTLLPYPGSDYQPDLEGIQAFVDKMNSPHYDGLATRDYDLEGAQSVTVAQVLDLLAMGRTDRDNLGYKRDDCNNGYWHNFTNKLFRAYNRIDEKLASNVLQFTWSLATSVLGEMSGYIQLGQQSAANTKAASQPHQCAGRSDWLNYDASDGKCYTYWVGVAPWTTGPNCDTTAREDLMASAFAFAYETLNQVKGTSMCVSMTHDGTWHADVRIARWEEAQFCGINLWSIPCDDANFVYGPGHDEL, from the coding sequence ATGTCTCAGCGTTTATTCCTCACGTTGGTAAATATTATTGCCGCAGCTGCGTTTGATACGGCTGCCAATTTGGAGGCCCCAGTAGAATTTGGACTTATTGATATTGGGAACGTCAGCTTCAGTGCAGATCCCCGATTCACCTCAGGACACTTGACTACGGGTGCGCCGTTAGTAGTGTACCAAGGTAAAACAGATATCAATACGACACTGTTACCGTACCCAGGGTCTGACTACCAGCCAGATTTGGAGGGCATACAGGCCTTTGTTGATAAGATGAACTCACCACACTACGACGGCTTAGCAACACGTGACTACGATTTGGAAGGTGCCCAGTCAGTTACTGTCGCTCAAGTGTTAGACTTGTTGGCCATGGGACGGACAGACCGTGACAACCTTGGGTACAAACGCGATGACTGTAATAATGGGTACTGGCATAACTTTACCAATAAGTTATTTAGAGCATACAACAGAATAGACGAGAAACTTGCTTCGAACGTACTACAATTTACATGGTCTTTGGCTACCTCGGTCCTAGGTGAGATGTCTGGTTACATACAGCTGGGTCAACAGTCAGCTGCCAATACCAAGGCAGCGTCACAACCGCATCAATGTGCAGGGCGCTCTGACTGGCTAAACTATGATGCGTCTGATGGAAAGTGCTATACGTACTGGGTGGGGGTAGCGCCTTGGACAACCGGTCCGAACTGTGATACTACTGCTCGTGAAGATTTGATGGCATCAGCTTTTGCGTTCGCTTACGAGACTTTGAACCAGGTCAAAGGTACGTCCATGTGTGTATCAATGACCCACGATGGTACTTGGCATGCTGATGTACGGATTGCACGGTGGGAGGAAGCTCAATTTTGTGGTATTAACTTATGGAGTATTCCGTGTGACGACGCAAATTTTGTTTATGGACCTGGGCATGATGAGTTGTAA
- the DOM34 gene encoding ribosome dissociation factor DOM34 (similar to Saccharomyces cerevisiae DOM34 (YNL001W) and YCL001W-B; ancestral locus Anc_1.418) — MKLLSQKESSQNKDGAVLQVQPEDKEDLFTIYQLVDADDELIFKKLFTSTIDVDKKKKSTNLVKLRIKVLSNEFDMRDEFLRYKGVTVEDDTGRANVNIPAGKFISYTITYAFPITIIKQNFDSYARKILKEACNPEAKADTAAVVLQEGVAHVCVLTASSTILKQKIEYSLPKKKTSTDVMKFDEKTEKFYKAIYEAMKKNFDFGKLRMILLCSPGFYARTLLEKVTAYAGEENNSDILGRSDMFLVAHCSTGYLQGITEVLKDPVYSSQFNDTKYSREAHIMDEFMMHLNDDDFKAWYGEAEVMKAADLGAIQYLLITDLVARSPDLTQRKKYLTLMNSVERNGGKAIVFSSLHITGEELDNLTGLACILKYPLPDLDEGFEDEGDSDE, encoded by the coding sequence ATGAAGTTACTAAGTCAAAAGGAGTCATCGCAAAATAAAGATGGcgctgttcttcaagtacagCCTGAGGACAAGGAGGATCTTTTCACGATATATCAGCTTGTCGATGCAGATGATGAATTGATCTTTAAAAAGCTGTTCACCTCTACAATTGACGTtgacaaaaagaagaagtcgacTAATTTGGTAAAGCTGAGAATAAAAGTACTCTCAAATGAGTTTGATATGAGAGATGAATTTTTGAGATACAAGGGGGTCACGGTGGAGGATGACACTGGTAGGGCCAATGTCAACATTCCCGCAGGCAAATTTATCAGCTATACCATTACCTATGCCTTTCCAATTACGATAATAAAACAGAATTTTGATAGCTATGCGAGAAAGATACTCAAGGAAGCGTGTAACCCAGAAGCTAAAGCAGATACTGCAGCTGTAGTCTTGCAGGAGGGCGTTGCACACGTCTGTGTTCTGACAGCTTCTTCGACAATTTTaaagcaaaaaattgaatacAGTCTTcccaagaagaagacgtcAACAGATGTGATGAagtttgatgaaaagaCTGAGAAGTTTTACAAAGCCATTTATGAGGCAATGAAAAAGAATTTCGATTTTGGAAAGCTGAGAATGATTCTGCTGTGTTCTCCTGGGTTTTATGCCAGAACTCTGTTGGAAAAGGTGACTGCATATGCTGGTGAAGAGAACAACAGTGACATATTGGGCAGAAGTGATATGTTCTTAGTAGCTCACTGTTCCACAGGGTATTTGCAAGGTATCACAGAGGTTTTGAAAGACCCAGTTTACTCTAGTCAGTTCAATGATACAAAGTATTCGAGGGAGGCCCATATCATGGACGAGTTTATGATGCATCTAAACGATGATGATTTTAAGGCATGGTATGGTGAGGCAGAGGTTATGAAGGCCGCTGATTTGGGTGCTATTCAGTATTTGCTAATCACAGACTTGGTTGCTCGTTCACCTGACTTGActcaaagaaagaaatacTTAACACTGATGAATTCGGTTGAGAGAAATGGGGGTAAAGCGATAGTATTCAGTTCTTTGCATATTACAGGTGAAGAGCTCGACAACTTAACTGGCCTGGCTTGTATCCTAAAATATCCACTACCTGATCTAGACGAAGGATTTGAGGATGAAGGTGACAGCGACGAGTAA